One region of Catenuloplanes indicus genomic DNA includes:
- a CDS encoding threonine aldolase family protein, producing MADVDLRSDTFTKPTPQMRAAMAAAEVGDDVYGEDPTVNTLQDEVAALLGHEAGLFTPSGSMANQIGLQLLVPPGEELLTDANAHVLIYEMGAAAAYGGISSRTWPAVGGALDPAVVESLIRVPGGYDTNATRAIAVEQTHNRSGGTVIPLDTLRQLRELCDRYGLGLHCDGARLWNAHVATGVPLDVYGRLFDSVSVCLSKGLGAPVGSVLVSNRAAIARGRVIRKRLGGGMRQAGIIAAGGLYALRHHIPRLAEDHAHAARLATALAPAGVVDADAVRTNIVPLDLTKTALDAAGLAAAARDRGVLISEVTPRTARLVTHLDVDPAGVDRAAEVLYDLLR from the coding sequence GTGGCTGACGTCGACCTGAGGTCGGACACGTTCACCAAGCCCACGCCCCAGATGCGGGCCGCGATGGCCGCGGCCGAGGTCGGCGACGACGTCTACGGCGAGGACCCGACGGTCAACACGCTGCAGGACGAGGTGGCCGCGCTGCTCGGGCACGAGGCCGGGCTGTTCACGCCGTCCGGCTCGATGGCCAACCAGATCGGCCTCCAGCTGCTCGTCCCGCCCGGCGAGGAGCTGCTGACCGACGCGAACGCGCACGTGCTGATCTACGAGATGGGCGCGGCCGCGGCCTACGGCGGGATCTCGTCCCGCACCTGGCCGGCGGTCGGCGGCGCGCTCGACCCGGCGGTGGTCGAGAGCCTGATCAGGGTGCCGGGCGGCTACGACACGAACGCGACCCGCGCGATCGCGGTGGAGCAGACCCACAATCGCAGCGGGGGTACGGTCATCCCGCTGGACACGCTCCGGCAGCTGCGCGAGCTGTGCGACCGCTACGGCCTGGGGCTGCACTGCGACGGCGCCCGGCTGTGGAACGCGCACGTCGCCACCGGCGTGCCGCTGGACGTCTACGGCCGGCTCTTCGACTCGGTCTCGGTCTGCCTGTCCAAGGGCCTCGGCGCGCCGGTCGGTTCCGTGCTGGTGTCGAACCGGGCGGCGATCGCCCGCGGCCGGGTCATCCGCAAGCGGCTCGGCGGCGGCATGCGCCAGGCCGGCATCATCGCGGCCGGTGGCCTGTACGCGCTGCGCCACCACATCCCGCGGCTGGCCGAGGACCACGCGCACGCGGCCCGGCTGGCGACCGCGCTGGCCCCGGCCGGCGTGGTCGACGCGGACGCGGTGCGCACCAACATCGTGCCGCTGGACCTGACCAAGACCGCGCTGGACGCGGCCGGGCTCGCCGCGGCGGCGCGCGACCGCGGCGTGCTGATCTCCGAGGTCACGCCGCGCACGGCGCGGCTGGTCACGCATCTGGACGTGGACCCGGCCGGCGTCGACCGCGCGGCCGAGGTCCTCTACGACCTGCTGAGGTAA
- a CDS encoding class II 3-deoxy-7-phosphoheptulonate synthase, with product MRQEWHQLSHPAVGSVALQTSRPTTDAEEAEALGLDHWRALPRVQMPPWPDMDEVAEVCKVLDTVPPIVAPYEVDDLRARLALVAEGKAFLLQGGDCAETFSDNTEAHLLANARTLLQMAVVLTYGASLPVIKVARVAGQYTKPRSAALDSLGLPAYRGDMINSLEATPEARVADPQRMIRAYANSAAAMNMLRAYLSGGLADLHAVHDWNKDFVKSSAAGERYEAIAREIDRAMSFIRACGLRDDEALRTVNLACSHEALALEYDRALTRVSDGKAYCLSGHFLWVGERTRQLDHAHIDFISRIANPVGVKLGPTTSPETAIELCERLNPDNVPGKLTLISRMGNHKVRDALPAIVDKVTASGAKVVWQCDPMHGNTIESSNGYKTRQFDRIVDEVLGYFEVHRQLGTHPGGIHVELTGEDVTECLGGAQGIADLDLPSRYETACDPRLNTQQSLELAFLVAEMLRG from the coding sequence ATGCGCCAGGAGTGGCATCAGCTCAGTCATCCCGCCGTCGGCTCGGTCGCCCTGCAGACCAGCCGCCCCACCACCGACGCGGAGGAGGCCGAGGCGCTGGGCCTCGACCACTGGCGCGCGCTGCCGCGCGTGCAGATGCCGCCGTGGCCGGACATGGACGAGGTCGCCGAGGTCTGCAAGGTCCTCGACACCGTGCCGCCGATCGTCGCGCCGTACGAGGTGGACGACCTGCGCGCCCGGCTCGCGCTGGTCGCCGAGGGCAAGGCGTTCCTGCTCCAGGGTGGCGACTGCGCGGAGACGTTCTCCGACAACACCGAGGCGCACCTGCTGGCCAACGCGCGGACGCTGCTGCAGATGGCGGTCGTGCTCACCTACGGCGCGTCGCTGCCGGTGATCAAGGTCGCCCGGGTCGCCGGGCAGTACACCAAGCCCCGCTCCGCCGCGCTGGACTCGCTGGGCCTCCCGGCCTACCGCGGCGACATGATCAACTCACTGGAGGCGACGCCGGAGGCGCGCGTCGCCGACCCGCAGCGGATGATCCGGGCGTACGCGAACTCGGCCGCCGCGATGAACATGTTGCGCGCCTACCTCAGCGGCGGGCTCGCCGACCTGCACGCGGTGCACGACTGGAACAAGGACTTCGTCAAGTCGTCCGCGGCCGGCGAGCGGTACGAGGCGATCGCCCGCGAGATCGACCGGGCCATGTCGTTCATCCGCGCCTGCGGCCTGCGTGACGACGAGGCCCTGCGCACGGTCAACCTGGCCTGTTCGCACGAGGCGCTGGCACTGGAGTACGACCGCGCGCTCACCCGCGTCTCGGACGGCAAGGCGTACTGTCTCTCCGGCCACTTCCTCTGGGTCGGCGAGCGCACCCGCCAGCTCGACCACGCGCACATCGACTTCATCTCCCGGATCGCGAACCCGGTCGGCGTCAAGCTCGGCCCGACCACCTCGCCGGAGACCGCGATCGAGCTGTGCGAGCGGCTCAACCCGGACAACGTGCCCGGCAAGCTCACGCTGATCAGCCGGATGGGCAACCACAAGGTGCGGGACGCGCTGCCCGCGATCGTGGACAAGGTGACCGCGTCCGGCGCGAAGGTCGTCTGGCAGTGCGACCCGATGCACGGCAACACGATCGAGTCGTCGAACGGCTACAAGACCCGGCAGTTCGACCGGATCGTCGACGAGGTGCTCGGCTACTTCGAGGTGCACCGCCAGCTCGGCACCCACCCGGGCGGCATCCACGTGGAGCTGACCGGCGAGGACGTCACCGAGTGCCTCGGCGGCGCGCAGGGCATCGCGGACCTGGACCTGCCCAGCCGGTACGAGACCGCCTGCGACCCGCGGCTGAACACCCAGCAGTCGCTGGAGCTGGCGTTCCTGGTGGCGGAGATGCTGCGTGGCTGA
- a CDS encoding glutathione peroxidase, which yields MTVFDVEINSLSGDPANLARFRGSALLIVNVASKCGSTPQYSALESLAEEYASRGLVVLGAPCNQFGGQEPGTAEEIAEFCATTYGVTFPMTEKVEVNGPHRHPLFAELVPAPDPDGEAGDVRWNFEKFLVTPDGTVAARFRTATQPDAPEVREAIEKALPR from the coding sequence ATGACCGTCTTCGACGTGGAGATCAACTCGCTCTCCGGCGACCCCGCCAACCTCGCCCGCTTCCGCGGAAGCGCCCTGCTCATCGTCAACGTCGCCTCCAAGTGCGGCTCCACCCCGCAGTACAGCGCCCTGGAGTCCCTCGCCGAGGAGTACGCCAGCCGCGGCCTGGTCGTCCTCGGCGCCCCGTGCAACCAGTTCGGCGGCCAGGAACCCGGCACCGCCGAGGAGATCGCCGAATTCTGCGCCACCACCTACGGCGTCACGTTCCCGATGACGGAGAAGGTCGAGGTCAACGGCCCCCACCGCCACCCCCTCTTCGCCGAGCTGGTCCCGGCCCCCGACCCCGACGGCGAGGCCGGCGACGTCCGCTGGAACTTCGAGAAGTTCCTCGTCACCCCCGACGGCACGGTCGCCGCCCGCTTCCGCACCGCCACCCAGCCGGACGCCCCCGAGGTCCGCGAGGCCATCGAGAAGGCACTCCCTCGCTAG
- the tuf gene encoding elongation factor Tu yields MAKSQFVRTKPHLNIGTMGHVDHGKTTLTAAITKVLAERYPQVNSYVSFDGIDRAPEEVQRGITINIAHVEYETATRHYAHVDMPGHADYVKNMITGAAQVDGAILVVSAQDGSMPQTREHVLLARRVGVPHLVVAINKADAVQDEELLDLVELEVRELLSEYGFPGDEVPVVRVSALQALAGDPRWTQSIADLLAAVDGYVPEPPRDLAEPFLMPIENVLTISGRGTVVTGAVERGTLRLGEPVEVVGLGEPIQTVATGMETFGKSLLAAEAGDNAAVLLRGVKRDQVARGQVLTVPGSVRAHRRFRAELYALTAAEGGRHTPFLANYRPQFYFRTADVAGAMDLGDVQMVMPGDTVSLGVVLDRPVAMATGLGFAVREGNRTVAAGTVTELLD; encoded by the coding sequence ATGGCGAAGAGCCAGTTCGTGCGGACGAAGCCGCACCTCAACATCGGGACGATGGGCCACGTCGACCACGGGAAGACCACGCTGACCGCGGCGATCACGAAGGTGCTGGCCGAGCGGTACCCGCAGGTCAACAGCTACGTGTCGTTCGACGGGATCGACCGGGCGCCGGAGGAGGTGCAGCGCGGGATCACCATCAACATCGCGCACGTGGAGTACGAGACGGCCACGCGGCACTACGCGCACGTGGACATGCCGGGCCACGCCGACTACGTGAAGAACATGATCACGGGGGCGGCGCAGGTGGACGGCGCGATCCTGGTGGTGTCCGCGCAGGACGGGTCGATGCCGCAGACGCGCGAGCACGTGCTGCTGGCCCGGCGGGTCGGCGTGCCGCACCTGGTGGTCGCCATCAACAAGGCGGACGCGGTGCAGGACGAGGAACTGCTGGACCTGGTCGAGCTGGAGGTGCGGGAGCTGCTGTCCGAGTACGGCTTCCCGGGCGACGAGGTGCCGGTGGTCCGCGTCTCCGCGCTGCAGGCGCTTGCGGGCGACCCGCGCTGGACGCAGTCGATCGCGGACCTGCTGGCCGCGGTCGACGGCTACGTGCCGGAGCCACCGCGGGACCTGGCGGAGCCGTTCCTGATGCCGATCGAGAACGTGCTCACCATCTCCGGGCGCGGCACCGTGGTCACCGGCGCGGTCGAGCGCGGCACGTTGCGCCTCGGCGAGCCGGTCGAGGTGGTCGGGCTGGGCGAGCCGATCCAGACGGTCGCGACCGGCATGGAGACGTTCGGAAAGAGCCTGCTCGCAGCCGAGGCCGGGGACAACGCGGCCGTGCTGCTGCGCGGCGTCAAGCGGGACCAGGTCGCCCGCGGCCAGGTGCTGACCGTGCCCGGCTCGGTGCGGGCGCACCGGCGGTTCCGGGCCGAGCTGTACGCGCTGACCGCGGCCGAGGGTGGACGGCACACGCCGTTCCTGGCCAACTATCGCCCGCAGTTCTACTTCCGGACCGCGGACGTGGCCGGTGCGATGGACCTCGGCGACGTGCAGATGGTCATGCCGGGCGACACGGTGTCGCTCGGCGTGGTGCTGGACCGGCCGGTCGCGATGGCGACCGGGCTCGGCTTCGCGGTGCGCGAGGGCAACCGGACGGTGGCCGCGGGGACCGTGACTGAGCTGCTGGATTAG
- the proC gene encoding pyrroline-5-carboxylate reductase, with the protein MSERTIAVLGTGTMGGLVLAGLLRGGHPADRALATARRPERADELRARHGVRVVDNATAAAEAEVLVIGVKPQDAAALLAEIAGAVRPGTLVVSLCAGLTTAFFARRLPEGTPVVRVMTNTPALAGAAISAISPGVHAADAHVALAEELFRPLGAVLRVPEKQQDAVTAVSGSGPAYVYLFVEAMIEAGVLLGLPRATARELAVQTALGSATMLRESGEHPVTLREAVTSPGGTTAAALAELERHGLRAAVLDALGAARDRATALAQQNT; encoded by the coding sequence ATGAGCGAGCGGACCATCGCGGTGCTGGGCACCGGGACGATGGGCGGGCTGGTGCTGGCCGGCCTGCTGCGCGGCGGCCACCCGGCCGATCGTGCGCTGGCCACCGCGCGCCGCCCGGAACGCGCCGATGAACTGCGCGCCCGGCACGGCGTCCGGGTGGTGGACAACGCCACCGCCGCGGCCGAGGCCGAGGTCCTGGTCATCGGCGTGAAACCGCAGGACGCGGCCGCGCTGCTGGCCGAGATCGCCGGCGCGGTGCGGCCCGGCACGCTCGTCGTGTCCCTCTGCGCCGGTCTGACCACCGCGTTCTTCGCGCGTCGACTGCCCGAGGGCACGCCGGTGGTCCGGGTCATGACCAACACCCCCGCGCTGGCCGGTGCCGCTATCTCGGCGATCTCGCCGGGTGTCCATGCGGCCGACGCGCACGTGGCGCTGGCCGAGGAGCTGTTCCGGCCGCTCGGCGCCGTGCTCCGGGTGCCGGAGAAGCAGCAGGACGCGGTCACCGCCGTCTCCGGCTCCGGTCCCGCGTACGTCTACCTCTTCGTCGAGGCGATGATCGAGGCCGGTGTGCTGCTCGGCCTGCCTCGGGCGACCGCACGCGAGCTGGCCGTGCAGACCGCGCTCGGCTCCGCCACCATGCTGCGGGAGTCCGGCGAGCATCCGGTCACGCTGCGCGAGGCGGTTACGTCGCCGGGCGGCACCACGGCCGCCGCGCTGGCCGAGCTGGAACGCCATGGGCTGCGCGCCGCGGTGCTGGATGCTCTTGGTGCGGCCCGTGACCGGGCGACCGCGCTGGCGCAGCAAAACACCTGA
- a CDS encoding DUF2203 domain-containing protein has translation MFTLAEARQLIATLRPRIDELITLRADLAELKADLADGLESPFGGVAEIKALDARIYATVELLEQHGIQIKNLAPVLLDFPGELDGRPILWCWLEGDRSIDWYHRLECGFAGRRPT, from the coding sequence GTGTTCACACTGGCCGAGGCCCGGCAGCTGATCGCCACCCTGCGTCCCCGCATCGACGAACTGATCACGCTCCGCGCCGACCTGGCGGAGCTGAAGGCCGACCTGGCCGACGGTCTGGAAAGCCCGTTCGGCGGCGTCGCCGAGATCAAGGCACTCGACGCCCGGATCTACGCCACGGTCGAACTCCTCGAACAACACGGCATCCAGATCAAGAACCTGGCCCCGGTTCTACTGGACTTCCCTGGCGAACTGGACGGCCGGCCGATCCTCTGGTGCTGGCTCGAAGGCGACCGCAGCATCGACTGGTACCACCGGCTGGAGTGCGGCTTCGCCGGCCGCCGGCCGACGTGA
- a CDS encoding glycosyl hydrolase family 18 protein, producing the protein MRRSVRRGLLAGAVVAALAATAVPAVNAMAAGSIAATFTASSDWGTGHEVAVKVTNGSDAAVATWSITFTLPASTSISSSWDADVTRSGNTYTAVKKSWAGSLAPGASVTWGYVGTGTFAAPTSCTINGVSCGGGTTPPTTAPPTTVPPTTQPPTTPPPTTPPPNPGGKKVVGYFAEWGVYDRQYHVKNIDTSGSAAKLTHILYAFGNTTGGRCSVGETFPAYEKSYTADQSVSGVADTWDQPLRGSFNQLRQLKAKYPHLKVIYSFGGWTWSGGFTQAAQNPTAFAESCYNVVEDPRWADVFDGIDIDWEYPNACGLTCDSSGPNAYKNVIAALRAKFGPNALITSAITADGSNGGKIDATDYAGAINNLNWLMPMTYDYFGAFNAQGPTAPHSPLTAYNGIPTAGFNSDAAIQKLKAKGIPADKLLLGVGFYGRGWTGVTQAAPGGSATGPAPGKYEPGIDDYKVLKNSCPATGTVGGTAYAYCGGNWWSYDTPATMTGKMTYAKQQGLGGAFFWELSGDTTNGELITAVKNGLN; encoded by the coding sequence ATGAGAAGATCCGTCCGCCGTGGGCTGCTGGCGGGTGCGGTCGTTGCGGCCCTGGCCGCCACCGCAGTCCCGGCCGTCAACGCGATGGCCGCGGGCAGCATTGCCGCCACCTTCACCGCCAGCTCCGACTGGGGGACCGGCCACGAGGTCGCCGTCAAGGTGACGAACGGCTCCGATGCCGCCGTCGCCACCTGGAGCATCACGTTCACGCTTCCGGCGAGTACCTCCATCAGCAGCTCCTGGGACGCGGACGTGACCCGGAGCGGCAACACCTACACCGCCGTCAAGAAGAGCTGGGCCGGCAGTCTTGCCCCCGGCGCATCGGTGACCTGGGGTTACGTGGGCACCGGCACGTTCGCGGCGCCGACCAGCTGCACGATCAACGGCGTGTCGTGCGGTGGTGGCACGACGCCGCCGACCACGGCGCCACCCACCACCGTGCCGCCGACCACGCAGCCGCCGACCACCCCGCCGCCCACGACGCCACCGCCGAACCCGGGTGGCAAGAAGGTCGTCGGGTACTTCGCCGAGTGGGGCGTGTACGACCGGCAGTACCACGTGAAGAACATCGACACCAGCGGGTCGGCGGCCAAGCTGACCCACATCCTCTACGCGTTCGGCAACACCACCGGCGGCCGCTGCTCGGTCGGCGAGACGTTCCCGGCGTACGAGAAGTCCTACACCGCGGACCAGAGCGTCAGCGGCGTGGCGGACACGTGGGACCAGCCGCTGCGCGGCAGCTTCAACCAGCTGCGCCAGCTCAAGGCGAAGTACCCGCACCTCAAGGTGATCTACTCGTTCGGCGGCTGGACCTGGTCCGGCGGCTTCACCCAGGCCGCGCAGAACCCCACCGCGTTCGCCGAGTCCTGCTACAACGTGGTCGAGGACCCGCGCTGGGCGGACGTGTTCGACGGCATCGACATCGACTGGGAGTACCCGAACGCCTGCGGTCTCACCTGTGACTCCAGCGGGCCGAACGCGTACAAGAACGTGATCGCGGCGCTGCGGGCGAAGTTCGGCCCGAACGCGCTGATCACCTCGGCGATCACGGCGGACGGCAGCAACGGCGGCAAGATCGACGCCACCGACTACGCCGGCGCGATCAACAACCTCAACTGGCTGATGCCGATGACGTACGACTACTTCGGCGCGTTCAACGCGCAGGGCCCGACCGCCCCGCACTCGCCGCTGACCGCGTACAACGGCATCCCGACCGCGGGCTTCAACTCGGACGCCGCCATCCAGAAGCTCAAGGCCAAGGGCATCCCGGCCGACAAGCTGCTGCTCGGCGTGGGCTTCTACGGTCGCGGCTGGACCGGCGTGACCCAGGCCGCACCCGGCGGCTCCGCGACCGGCCCGGCGCCCGGCAAGTACGAGCCCGGCATCGACGACTACAAGGTGCTGAAGAACTCCTGCCCGGCGACGGGCACGGTCGGCGGCACGGCCTACGCGTACTGCGGCGGCAACTGGTGGAGCTACGACACCCCGGCCACGATGACCGGCAAGATGACCTACGCGAAGCAGCAGGGTCTCGGTGGCGCGTTCTTCTGGGAGTTGTCCGGCGACACCACCAACGGCGAACTCATCACCGCCGTGAAGAACGGTCTCAACTAG